The region GAAGGCTTCAAAGCCTTTGCCAAAGAAGGAGAGGAAATAAAACAGGGCCAAAAATTGTTGGAATTTGATTTATCTTTTTTAAAAAATAAAGTTCCCAGCACTTTGGTTATGTTGGTGCTGACCGCCCCCGCGGATGTTCCCGTGTTTGATAAATTTTCCGGTGAAATTAAAGTAGGGGATTTACTATGCAAAGCCGGAGATTCTTCTCACGAGGCTACCGCCGTTTCCTCTTGCGCTTCTTCCGAGCAATACATTGATTTTCCCCCGTTACGGTTTTAAATCCCAATGGGTTACATGCCCGCCCTGCCGGTGTTTTTGCCAAGTTAGCAGGCAAGCACCCCGAAAAAGTTCAAATTTTATTCGGAGAAAAAACCGCCAATGCAAAAAGTGTTGTTGAAATTATGGGTTTGGCTTTATCAAAGGGTGATAATATTGTTCTGCGTGCTAAAGGGCATAAATTTGATACCAAGCATAATTATCCGTTCAATCGTCTTATAAAATGTGAACATTGTGGACATTATATTCTAGGGGAGAAAGCAAAAAAGAAATATATGTACTATCGGTGTGCTCATTACGATAAAAGACATAAAAAGAACAGTTATTTGAAGGAATCAGAATTGCTAGATGGTTTGTCTGGTATTGTAAAGGATGTGGAATTACCTAAGGAAGTGGTAAAAGTTTTGATTAAAGGGTTAAAACAAAAAGGAATAAAGGCGAATCGGATTAGTAATAATACTAAGATTATCCTTGAACAAGAATTAA is a window of Elusimicrobiaceae bacterium DNA encoding:
- a CDS encoding PTS glucose transporter subunit IIA produces the protein MHKDLSTPETLTVFSPLAGQAVSLEQVPDPVFSEKMLGDGIAIEPSEGILYAPFDGKIINFNKALHALVIAKDNFELLIHVGLETVHLQGEGFKAFAKEGEEIKQGQKLLEFDLSFLKNKVPSTLVMLVLTAPADVPVFDKFSGEIKVGDLLCKAGDSSHEATAVSSCASSEQYIDFPPLRF